A genomic window from Leptolyngbya sp. BL0902 includes:
- a CDS encoding GIY-YIG nuclease family protein, with protein MPHMYILECVDGSFYTGSTRNLPHRLWQHQNGMGANHTAKRLPVKLVYAEEFERVADAFYREKQVQGWSRAKKIALMESDWDRLHILAECQNATHYLGEAGG; from the coding sequence ATGCCTCATATGTACATTTTGGAATGCGTCGATGGGTCTTTTTACACGGGCAGCACTAGGAATTTGCCCCATCGCCTATGGCAGCACCAGAACGGTATGGGGGCCAATCATACGGCAAAGCGCTTGCCTGTGAAGTTGGTCTATGCGGAGGAATTTGAGCGGGTAGCGGATGCTTTTTATCGTGAGAAGCAGGTGCAGGGATGGAGTCGGGCAAAGAAAATAGCGCTGATGGAGAGCGATTGGGATCGGTTGCATATTTTGGCGGAGTGCCAAAATGCGACGCATTATTTGGGGGAGGCTGGGGGTTGA
- a CDS encoding restriction endonuclease subunit S produces MNNWKLKSLGDVCLVIGGGTPSKRNNDFYGGSIPWATVRDMKHEVISNTEYKITQEAVKNSSTNIIQKGNVIIATRVGLGKVCFLAQDTAINQDLRGIIPKRPDQVNERFLFWWFKSIVD; encoded by the coding sequence GTGAATAACTGGAAATTGAAGTCTCTAGGTGATGTTTGTTTAGTTATTGGGGGTGGTACTCCATCCAAACGAAACAATGACTTCTATGGTGGTTCAATTCCTTGGGCAACTGTCCGGGACATGAAGCATGAAGTCATATCCAATACCGAATATAAAATTACCCAGGAAGCAGTTAAGAATAGCTCAACAAATATTATTCAAAAAGGCAATGTTATTATTGCAACTCGTGTTGGACTGGGAAAGGTTTGTTTCTTGGCGCAGGATACTGCCATCAATCAAGACTTACGCGGCATAATTCCTAAACGTCCTGATCAAGTCAATGAGCGTTTTCTCTTCTGGTGGTTTAAAAGTATAGTTGATTGA
- a CDS encoding restriction endonuclease subunit S, translated as MEKAGTGMTVKGVTLPFIKSLKIPVPPIAEQRRIVAILDEAFEGIDAAIANTEKNLANARELFESYLNAVFTRKGDGWVEKKLDEICSIKHGFAFKGEFFTNEETDYVVLTPGSFYESGGYRDQGSKTKYYTGEIPEDYVLREGDFLFAMTEQAVGLLGSSLIVPESGKFLHNQRLGLVQVFEDVSWCNDFFFHQFNTKRFRDAVQDTASGVKVRHTSPKKLGAIPVCFPPTILQQQQVADKLNILHTETQRLEAIYQQKLAALNELKQSILQKAFSGELTAEVGDTAAAQAQEVAAA; from the coding sequence ATTGAGAAGGCTGGGACAGGCATGACTGTCAAAGGTGTCACATTACCTTTTATAAAATCTCTAAAAATCCCAGTCCCCCCAATCGCTGAGCAGAGGCGGATTGTGGCGATTTTGGATGAGGCATTTGAGGGAATTGATGCGGCCATTGCCAACACCGAAAAGAACCTAGCCAACGCCCGCGAACTCTTTGAAAGCTACCTAAATGCTGTCTTCACTCGCAAAGGTGATGGGTGGGTAGAGAAAAAACTAGATGAGATTTGCTCAATCAAGCATGGTTTTGCCTTTAAGGGTGAGTTTTTCACCAACGAGGAAACCGATTATGTCGTACTGACTCCTGGTTCCTTTTATGAAAGTGGAGGTTATCGAGATCAGGGATCAAAGACGAAATATTACACCGGAGAAATTCCAGAAGATTACGTCCTGCGTGAAGGTGATTTCCTGTTTGCTATGACCGAACAGGCAGTTGGTCTTTTAGGAAGCTCATTGATTGTGCCTGAATCAGGAAAATTTCTGCATAATCAGCGACTCGGATTAGTGCAAGTTTTTGAGGATGTCTCCTGGTGCAACGACTTCTTCTTTCATCAATTCAACACAAAACGTTTTAGGGATGCGGTTCAAGATACTGCTTCAGGCGTAAAAGTTAGGCATACTTCGCCTAAAAAGCTCGGCGCTATTCCAGTTTGTTTTCCTCCCACGATTTTGCAGCAACAGCAGGTCGCAGATAAGCTAAACATACTTCACACTGAAACCCAACGCCTCGAAGCCATCTACCAACAAAAACTTGCTGCCCTCAACGAACTCAAGCAATCCATTTTGCAAAAAGCCTTTTCTGGTGAATTAACCGCTGAAGTAGGCGATACAGCAGCGGCCCAAGCCCAGGAGGTGGCGGCGGCATGA
- a CDS encoding ATP-binding protein, with the protein MITLGDLEQWLNAPAETEQLEFKQAKQSFSKTDLLRYCVALANERGGHLVLGVTDKPPRRVVGSQAFPSATSLNEVKALIVQQLGFRVDVTELQHPDGRVLVFEIPSRPLGQPQAFEGTYLMRAGENLVAMTPDVLRAIFAEDQQDWFSQPARSEASADDVIALLDTQTYFELLDRPYPTTRDNVLERLQSEGFIQSTKAGWVITNLAAVLLARKLEAFSPSLARKAPRVVIYEGINKLQTRNEIVGQRGYAVGFEDWVTFVHSAAPQNHFIEEVVREEVKMFPKQAIRELIANALVHQDFLATGTSVMIEMYSDRLEISNPGLPPIPPDRFIDEYRSRNEQLADIMRCLGICEEKGSGIDKVIHAAEVYQLPAPDFRVGETRTTAVLFAYQDFADMSKSDRIRACYQHCCLLYVSNRQMSNQTLRERFHLPPARAATVSQIIGATKEADLIKTDDSESASTRYARYLPFWA; encoded by the coding sequence ATGATTACCCTAGGCGACCTAGAACAGTGGCTAAATGCCCCAGCAGAGACAGAACAACTGGAATTTAAGCAGGCCAAGCAGAGCTTTAGCAAAACCGATTTGCTGCGGTACTGCGTTGCCTTGGCCAACGAGCGAGGCGGCCATCTTGTCTTGGGCGTGACCGATAAACCACCCCGTCGCGTGGTTGGCTCCCAGGCGTTTCCGTCGGCCACCTCTCTCAACGAAGTTAAGGCGCTGATCGTTCAACAATTGGGCTTTCGGGTAGACGTTACAGAATTGCAGCACCCCGATGGTCGAGTGCTGGTTTTTGAGATTCCTTCGCGCCCCCTTGGCCAGCCCCAAGCCTTTGAAGGCACCTATTTGATGCGGGCAGGTGAAAACCTGGTGGCCATGACGCCCGACGTATTGCGGGCCATCTTTGCTGAAGATCAACAGGATTGGTTTTCCCAGCCTGCCCGGTCGGAGGCCAGCGCCGATGATGTGATTGCCCTGCTAGACACCCAAACCTACTTTGAGCTGTTAGATCGGCCCTACCCCACCACCCGCGACAACGTGCTAGAGCGCTTGCAGAGCGAGGGCTTTATTCAGTCCACCAAGGCTGGATGGGTGATCACCAACCTTGCCGCCGTCCTCTTGGCCAGAAAGCTAGAGGCGTTTTCCCCATCGCTGGCTCGCAAGGCTCCGCGTGTCGTCATTTATGAAGGGATCAACAAACTCCAAACCCGCAACGAAATTGTTGGCCAGCGGGGTTATGCCGTTGGGTTTGAAGACTGGGTCACGTTTGTTCATAGCGCCGCTCCCCAAAATCACTTCATCGAAGAAGTGGTGCGCGAAGAAGTCAAAATGTTTCCCAAGCAAGCCATCCGAGAACTCATCGCCAATGCCCTGGTGCATCAAGATTTTTTGGCAACAGGAACCTCGGTGATGATCGAGATGTATAGCGACCGCTTGGAAATTTCTAATCCGGGTCTGCCCCCCATTCCTCCAGATCGCTTCATCGACGAGTACCGCTCTCGCAACGAACAACTCGCCGACATCATGCGCTGCCTCGGCATCTGCGAAGAAAAGGGCAGCGGCATCGATAAAGTTATCCATGCCGCCGAAGTCTACCAATTGCCAGCCCCCGACTTTCGGGTTGGAGAAACCCGCACAACGGCTGTGCTCTTTGCCTACCAAGACTTTGCCGACATGAGTAAATCAGACCGCATTCGGGCCTGCTATCAGCATTGCTGCCTGCTTTATGTCAGCAATCGCCAGATGTCTAACCAGACCCTTAGAGAGCGTTTTCACCTGCCTCCCGCGAGAGCTGCCACGGTATCGCAGATTATTGGCGCAACCAAAGAGGCTGACTTAATCAAAACCGATGACTCTGAATCAGCCTCCACTCGCTATGCCCGCTATCTCCCCTTCTGGGCCTAG
- the hsdR gene encoding EcoAI/FtnUII family type I restriction enzme subunit R yields the protein MNEAETRAELIDPALRAAGWGVVDHSRVRREVIAPGRLVGNGRRATAEFADYVLEYRGHKLAVIEAKRRSEPDTLGVAQAKRYAQKLETRFAYSTNGDGIYQIDRHTGVEGYISAYPSPDDLWAATYSEVNLWRDRFAAIPFEDRSGTWEARYYQHNAIQHVLEAICEGRNRILLTMATGTGKTFVAFQLTWKLFQSRWNLSREPNRRPRILFLADRNILANQAYNAYSAFPDDALVRIDPEAIKKRGRVPKNGSVFFTIFQTFMAESAGFDSAQPASTTGAERSRSPRNFGDYPPDFFDFIIIDECHRGGAKDESTWRAILEYFAPAVQLGLTATPKRANNADTYAYFGDPVYTYALKDGINDGFLTPFKVRQFETTLDEYLYSPDDEVIEGAINTEKTYTEADFNRIIEIKERERYRVQLFMEMINQNEKTLVFCATQDHALAVRDLINEFKISTDPDYCVRVTADDGNLGEQFLRTFQDNEKNIPTILTTSQKLSTGVDARNVRNIVLLRVIGTIIEFKQIVGRGTRPFDGKDYFTIYDFVKAYEHFNDPEWDGEPAEPVPVTSRRSREPGGQYITDPNVTDPSDDGEGPESTRRRPEKIVIQLADGKARTLQNTTQTRFWSPDGTPITAAEFVTRLFGDLPSLFQDEAELRHLWSRPDTRKALLEGLAERGYGNEQLTEISRLVDAENSDLYDVLAYIAYTTDPISRRDRVAIRKARIFAQYGDSKQQEFLDFVLDQYIHAGVSELDQGKLPHLLELRYHSLKDAVNELGSVKTISEVFTGFQRYLYAQNEAA from the coding sequence ATGAACGAAGCCGAAACCCGCGCTGAACTGATTGATCCTGCCCTGAGGGCCGCTGGCTGGGGCGTGGTAGACCATAGCCGGGTGCGGCGGGAAGTCATTGCCCCTGGGCGGCTGGTGGGGAATGGACGGCGGGCCACTGCCGAATTTGCCGACTATGTGTTGGAATATCGCGGCCACAAGCTTGCCGTCATTGAAGCCAAACGACGGAGCGAACCCGATACCCTCGGCGTGGCCCAGGCCAAACGCTATGCCCAAAAACTCGAAACCCGCTTTGCCTACTCCACCAATGGCGACGGCATCTACCAAATTGACCGACACACCGGGGTAGAGGGCTACATCAGCGCCTACCCTAGTCCCGATGACCTGTGGGCCGCCACATACAGCGAAGTTAATCTGTGGCGCGATCGCTTTGCCGCCATTCCCTTTGAAGACCGCAGCGGCACCTGGGAAGCCCGCTACTACCAGCACAATGCCATCCAGCACGTTTTAGAAGCCATCTGTGAAGGACGCAATCGAATCCTGCTGACTATGGCCACCGGAACCGGAAAAACCTTTGTGGCCTTTCAGCTCACATGGAAGCTATTTCAAAGCCGCTGGAACCTCAGCCGCGAACCTAACCGCCGCCCCCGCATCCTGTTCCTCGCCGACCGCAATATCCTGGCCAACCAAGCCTATAACGCCTACTCCGCCTTTCCCGACGATGCCCTCGTCCGCATCGACCCCGAAGCCATCAAAAAACGGGGCCGGGTGCCCAAAAACGGCAGCGTCTTTTTCACCATCTTCCAGACCTTCATGGCTGAGAGCGCTGGTTTTGACTCCGCTCAACCAGCGAGCACCACGGGGGCTGAGCGGAGCCGAAGCCCCCGCAACTTTGGCGACTATCCCCCCGACTTCTTCGACTTCATCATCATCGACGAATGCCACCGGGGCGGAGCCAAGGACGAAAGCACATGGCGGGCCATTTTGGAATACTTCGCCCCCGCCGTCCAACTGGGCCTCACCGCCACCCCCAAACGGGCTAACAACGCCGACACCTACGCCTACTTTGGCGACCCTGTCTACACCTACGCCCTCAAAGACGGCATCAACGACGGTTTCCTCACCCCCTTCAAGGTGCGCCAGTTCGAGACCACCCTCGATGAATACCTCTACAGCCCCGACGATGAGGTGATTGAAGGGGCGATCAACACCGAGAAAACCTATACCGAAGCCGACTTTAACCGCATCATCGAAATCAAAGAACGCGAACGCTACCGGGTGCAGCTCTTTATGGAGATGATTAACCAGAACGAAAAGACGCTGGTGTTTTGCGCCACCCAAGACCACGCCCTCGCTGTCCGCGACCTGATCAACGAGTTCAAAATTAGCACCGACCCCGACTACTGCGTCCGCGTCACCGCCGATGATGGCAACCTGGGCGAGCAATTCCTGCGCACCTTCCAGGACAACGAAAAAAACATCCCCACGATTCTCACTACTTCCCAAAAGCTCTCCACCGGAGTGGATGCCCGCAACGTGCGCAATATCGTCCTACTGCGGGTGATTGGCACCATCATCGAGTTTAAGCAAATCGTGGGACGCGGCACCCGGCCCTTCGATGGCAAAGACTATTTCACCATCTACGACTTCGTCAAAGCCTACGAACACTTCAACGACCCCGAATGGGATGGCGAACCCGCCGAACCCGTCCCCGTCACCAGCCGCCGCAGTCGCGAGCCCGGTGGACAATACATCACCGATCCAAACGTCACTGACCCCAGCGACGATGGAGAAGGGCCAGAATCTACCCGCCGCCGCCCTGAAAAAATCGTCATCCAGCTTGCCGATGGCAAGGCCCGCACCCTGCAAAACACCACCCAAACCCGCTTTTGGAGTCCTGACGGCACCCCCATCACCGCCGCTGAATTTGTGACGAGGCTGTTTGGCGATCTCCCATCCCTATTCCAAGACGAAGCCGAACTGCGCCACCTCTGGAGCCGCCCCGATACCCGCAAAGCTCTGCTAGAGGGGCTAGCTGAACGGGGCTATGGTAACGAACAGCTCACCGAAATCAGCCGCCTGGTAGACGCCGAAAACAGCGATCTTTACGATGTGTTGGCCTACATTGCCTACACCACCGATCCCATCAGCCGCCGAGATCGAGTCGCCATCCGCAAGGCTCGTATCTTTGCCCAATATGGCGACAGCAAACAGCAGGAATTTCTAGACTTTGTGCTCGATCAATACATCCACGCCGGAGTGAGCGAACTTGACCAAGGTAAGCTGCCACACCTGCTAGAGCTGCGATACCACAGCTTGAAAGATGCAGTGAATGAGCTGGGTAGCGTGAAAACGATTAGCGAGGTCTTTACAGGCTTTCAGCGATATTTGTATGCCCAAAACGAGGCCGCCTAG
- a CDS encoding response regulator has translation MIRIILIEDHNLTRMGLKAGLSQLEDMEVVGEAATGKEGLNLLKSKVADIALVDIGLPDMDGIEVVEALRQFQASQGQALPRVLMLTMHDSESAVMAAFAAGADSYCMKQTELDDLIIAVRETCQGNAWIDPAVANVVLQQVREVSPVAAGSRTVRIDAVAPEFEQILETCPLTERELEILELIVAGCSNAEIAERSYITVGTVKTHVRSILNKLGVDDRTKAAVRALRSGLVS, from the coding sequence ATGATCCGGATTATTTTGATTGAAGACCACAACCTCACCCGCATGGGCCTGAAGGCTGGCCTCAGCCAGTTGGAAGATATGGAAGTAGTCGGTGAAGCCGCCACAGGCAAGGAAGGTCTCAATCTCTTAAAAAGCAAGGTTGCAGACATTGCCCTCGTGGATATCGGCCTCCCAGACATGGATGGGATAGAAGTGGTAGAGGCCCTGCGGCAATTCCAGGCCAGCCAAGGTCAAGCCCTGCCCAGGGTGCTGATGCTGACCATGCACGACAGCGAATCGGCGGTGATGGCGGCCTTTGCTGCTGGGGCCGACTCCTATTGCATGAAACAGACGGAACTCGATGACCTGATCATTGCGGTGCGCGAAACCTGCCAAGGCAATGCCTGGATTGATCCAGCCGTGGCCAACGTGGTACTCCAGCAGGTGCGTGAAGTCAGCCCCGTGGCTGCGGGAAGCCGCACCGTACGGATTGATGCTGTGGCTCCAGAATTCGAGCAAATCCTCGAAACCTGCCCCCTCACAGAGCGAGAGCTAGAAATTCTAGAGCTAATTGTGGCCGGATGCAGCAACGCCGAAATTGCCGAACGCTCCTACATCACAGTGGGCACCGTCAAAACCCACGTTCGCAGCATTCTCAATAAGCTAGGGGTGGATGATCGCACCAAAGCCGCCGTGCGGGCTTTGCGGTCAGGCTTAGTCAGCTAG
- a CDS encoding type III pantothenate kinase: MTDPLSPTVVADDAPWLALVVGNSRLHWAAFWGEQILGLWHTPHLSEAQAQGLIQDTFAPSAWAALAADFGLRSWPWEVGPSEGSLWDGPGFSPPPPLWLASVVQNQGQIWHTYDRCVAVTTENVPLGNRYATLGVDRALALVGAGDVWGWPVLVVDGGTALTLTAGVAGDLVGGALWPGLRAQFRALHDYTDGLPLVSPAFGGAVNTPVVSPWTTTLPPRWATTTAEAMVSGVVYGQLAGLRDFIADWRQIHTQGRVVFTGGDGPALAAALITQIPAWEAFIQVEAALTFWGLRVCRRGWG, encoded by the coding sequence TTGACCGATCCCCTTTCCCCAACCGTTGTTGCCGATGATGCCCCCTGGCTGGCACTGGTGGTGGGCAATAGTCGCCTGCACTGGGCCGCCTTTTGGGGAGAGCAGATCCTTGGCCTTTGGCATACGCCCCACTTGTCTGAGGCCCAAGCCCAAGGGCTGATTCAGGACACCTTTGCCCCATCGGCCTGGGCGGCCTTAGCAGCGGATTTTGGACTTAGATCGTGGCCTTGGGAGGTTGGGCCATCGGAGGGGAGCCTATGGGATGGGCCAGGTTTTTCACCCCCGCCGCCCCTCTGGCTGGCCTCGGTGGTGCAGAATCAAGGGCAGATTTGGCACACCTACGACCGCTGTGTAGCGGTGACAACGGAGAACGTTCCCCTCGGCAACCGCTATGCCACCCTGGGGGTAGATCGGGCCTTGGCTTTGGTGGGGGCGGGGGATGTTTGGGGCTGGCCCGTTTTGGTAGTTGATGGGGGCACGGCCCTCACCCTCACCGCCGGAGTGGCCGGGGATTTGGTGGGCGGTGCCCTTTGGCCCGGTTTGCGAGCGCAGTTCCGCGCCCTGCACGACTACACTGATGGCCTGCCCCTTGTGTCCCCCGCCTTCGGTGGGGCCGTGAATACTCCCGTAGTCAGTCCTTGGACAACCACCCTGCCCCCCCGCTGGGCCACCACCACGGCAGAGGCTATGGTGAGCGGTGTTGTTTATGGCCAACTGGCAGGGCTGCGAGACTTCATTGCCGACTGGCGGCAAATCCATACTCAGGGGCGGGTGGTCTTCACCGGGGGCGATGGGCCAGCCCTAGCCGCTGCCCTAATTACCCAAATCCCCGCCTGGGAAGCGTTCATTCAGGTGGAAGCTGCCCTGACCTTCTGGGGCCTGCGGGTGTGTCGCCGGGGTTGGGGTTAG
- a CDS encoding M48 family metallopeptidase, whose amino-acid sequence MLIRLTTTSRTLFRSLYRRGTYAAMALLLALGIGLATPMPSHASLLELLFQGVRYIQLSNMSERDEVALGTQIDRQLKAQGVTVYRGNPAINEYINAIGQRLAAASDRPTMPYTFQVVADNSINAFATTGGFVYIQTGLIRAATNEAELAGVMAHEIGHITGRHVINRMQQAALANGIAGALRVRQDTLVNIGMQLALELPNSREAEFDADRRGFVNMGRAGYDTTGFITFMQTLERRGGNPPEFLSSHPNPGNRVANLQAMHNEGTFEANTGVGTDPVAYQAMIRGL is encoded by the coding sequence ATGTTGATTCGACTCACCACCACTTCGCGCACCCTGTTCCGTTCCCTCTACCGTCGGGGCACCTATGCTGCCATGGCGCTGCTGTTGGCCCTCGGCATTGGCTTGGCCACCCCCATGCCGTCCCACGCTAGCCTGCTGGAGCTGTTGTTCCAGGGGGTTCGCTACATCCAGCTCAGTAATATGTCAGAGCGCGATGAGGTGGCCCTCGGCACCCAGATTGACCGACAGCTCAAGGCCCAAGGGGTAACGGTTTATCGCGGCAATCCGGCCATCAATGAGTACATCAACGCCATTGGTCAGCGCCTTGCCGCCGCCAGCGACCGTCCCACCATGCCCTACACCTTCCAAGTGGTGGCCGATAACAGCATTAATGCCTTTGCTACCACGGGCGGATTTGTCTACATCCAAACCGGGTTGATTCGGGCCGCCACCAACGAAGCCGAACTGGCCGGGGTAATGGCCCACGAAATTGGCCACATCACCGGACGCCACGTGATTAACCGCATGCAGCAGGCGGCCCTAGCCAACGGCATTGCCGGAGCCCTGCGCGTGCGTCAAGACACCCTCGTGAATATCGGGATGCAGTTGGCCCTAGAATTGCCCAACAGCCGCGAAGCCGAGTTTGATGCCGACCGTCGGGGCTTTGTTAACATGGGCCGAGCGGGCTACGACACCACGGGCTTCATTACCTTCATGCAAACCCTGGAGCGCCGAGGCGGCAACCCACCCGAATTTCTCAGCAGCCACCCCAATCCGGGCAACCGCGTCGCCAACCTCCAGGCCATGCACAACGAAGGCACCTTCGAGGCTAACACTGGGGTCGGCACCGATCCCGTCGCCTATCAAGCGATGATTCGCGGCCTCTAA
- a CDS encoding DUF4330 domain-containing protein, with protein MTIIDSKGRLFGKVSLLDVGAALIILMVLGGIFLYPGTSGSVAQVGATMRPVEVDLMVRGLSSSNPDQLFSAIQNAETVNIIIRNQPHGQVRVKAVQRLSRSTTVPQPDGSVIAMPDPRPELNYTIDMLITLEGQAQMTDTGPVFGNSKIKVGTPVEIDGDLYNFNTSTVDVRVLDNPS; from the coding sequence ATGACCATCATTGACTCTAAAGGACGCCTGTTTGGTAAAGTCAGCCTCCTGGATGTGGGAGCGGCACTGATTATTTTGATGGTGCTGGGCGGCATTTTCCTCTACCCCGGCACCTCTGGGTCGGTGGCCCAGGTGGGGGCCACGATGCGCCCGGTGGAGGTGGACTTAATGGTGCGCGGGCTGTCTTCGTCTAACCCCGACCAACTCTTCAGCGCCATCCAAAACGCCGAAACCGTCAACATCATTATCCGCAATCAGCCCCACGGCCAGGTTAGGGTCAAGGCTGTGCAGCGGCTATCGCGCTCGACCACGGTGCCCCAGCCCGATGGCAGCGTTATCGCCATGCCCGACCCGCGCCCGGAGCTGAACTACACCATTGATATGCTGATCACCCTAGAGGGACAGGCCCAAATGACCGATACAGGCCCCGTCTTTGGCAACAGCAAAATTAAGGTGGGCACCCCCGTCGAAATTGACGGCGACCTCTACAACTTCAACACCAGCACCGTGGACGTGCGAGTTTTAGATAATCCGTCCTAA
- the bioB gene encoding biotin synthase BioB has product MTVAPLSAAPSSPAVRSSWFDLADQSLAGQIISRDDAHRVLASADEDLLDLLAAAYRVRRHHWGNRVRLHFLLNAQSGLCPEDCHYCSQSKISSAEIEKYPFMAQEQILAAAERAHNLKAGTFCMVISGRSPSERVFNQVLDTVREVKARYPMKLCACLGLLDEQQTQQLAAAGVDRVNHNLNTSEAHHGDICTTHGFQDRMETLRAVQSAGITTCSGGIFGMGESHDDIIDMALTLRQINVTSVPLNFLIPIPGTPFEGRQELTPRQCLRILSLFRLLLPAQEIRIAGGREVQLRQLQPLGLYAANSIFIGDYLTTPGQAAQADFEMIRDAGFVLEGPDGEALPDTVNIPDDIPAV; this is encoded by the coding sequence ATGACCGTCGCCCCTCTGTCTGCTGCTCCGTCGTCTCCCGCCGTCCGTTCTTCTTGGTTTGACCTAGCCGATCAATCCTTGGCTGGACAGATCATCAGCCGAGACGATGCCCATCGGGTGCTGGCCTCGGCGGATGAAGACTTGCTGGACTTGCTGGCGGCGGCCTACCGGGTGCGACGACACCACTGGGGCAATCGGGTGCGGCTGCACTTTTTGCTGAATGCCCAAAGCGGCCTTTGTCCCGAAGATTGCCATTACTGCTCCCAGTCCAAAATCTCCAGCGCCGAGATTGAAAAATATCCCTTCATGGCCCAGGAGCAAATCCTAGCCGCCGCTGAACGCGCCCATAACCTCAAGGCGGGCACCTTTTGCATGGTGATCTCCGGGCGATCTCCCTCAGAACGGGTATTCAACCAGGTGCTAGATACCGTGCGCGAGGTCAAAGCTCGCTACCCAATGAAGCTTTGCGCCTGTCTGGGGCTGTTGGATGAGCAGCAAACCCAGCAACTGGCGGCGGCGGGGGTTGACCGGGTGAACCACAACCTCAATACCTCCGAGGCCCACCACGGCGATATCTGCACCACCCACGGTTTCCAAGACCGCATGGAGACCCTGCGGGCGGTACAGTCGGCGGGCATCACCACCTGCTCTGGCGGCATCTTTGGCATGGGCGAAAGCCACGATGACATCATTGATATGGCCCTTACCCTGCGCCAAATCAACGTCACCAGTGTGCCGCTGAATTTCCTCATCCCCATCCCTGGCACCCCCTTTGAGGGCCGTCAGGAGCTTACCCCGCGCCAGTGCCTGCGGATTCTCAGCCTATTCCGCCTGCTGCTCCCCGCCCAGGAAATCCGCATTGCGGGGGGCCGCGAAGTGCAACTGCGCCAGCTTCAGCCCCTGGGCCTCTATGCCGCCAACTCCATTTTCATCGGCGACTACCTCACCACCCCTGGTCAAGCCGCCCAGGCCGACTTCGAGATGATCCGCGACGCCGGATTTGTGCTCGAAGGCCCCGACGGCGAAGCGCTGCCAGACACGGTCAATATCCCCGACGATATTCCAGCCGTCTAG